A single Paenibacillus sp. FSL R5-0517 DNA region contains:
- a CDS encoding tyrosine-type recombinase/integrase, with translation MNQSSGISVQREPTIEEFIHMLANEDELQPKTVKEYASDLKHFIEWYKENTLLGEKVTLRIEDIDTSTLVHYREDSHKVMLLKPATINRRLITLKRFFKWAVLESRLNHDPSKALKFIPEDKVSPRRMTSEEEEAFLAAVEYVNSLRDRTILTLMFHTGLRTMEVCNLTPGDIELGRRSAYLTVRADKRNRERKVPLNMQCIVILNQYLSDFATDHTYLFPSEKTNDRLTERALRHLIKKVMIAAGLEGLSSHDLRHRFGYAMAEHTPLHRLAEMMGHTNPDTTMIYIKALSTNQR, from the coding sequence ATGAATCAGTCATCAGGGATTTCGGTGCAGCGGGAGCCAACGATAGAAGAATTCATTCATATGCTTGCCAATGAGGATGAATTACAGCCCAAAACCGTGAAGGAATATGCAAGTGATCTGAAGCACTTTATCGAATGGTACAAGGAGAACACCCTGCTCGGGGAAAAGGTTACATTGAGAATTGAAGACATAGATACATCCACTTTAGTCCATTATCGTGAAGATTCACACAAGGTTATGCTATTGAAACCAGCCACCATTAACCGCAGGTTGATTACGCTGAAGCGTTTTTTCAAATGGGCAGTCCTGGAATCCAGACTCAATCATGACCCTTCCAAAGCATTAAAATTCATTCCGGAAGACAAAGTCAGTCCACGCCGAATGACATCCGAAGAAGAAGAAGCGTTCCTCGCGGCAGTGGAGTACGTTAACTCTCTTCGTGATCGGACTATCCTGACCCTTATGTTCCATACAGGCTTGCGAACGATGGAGGTATGCAATCTCACGCCTGGTGATATTGAACTTGGTAGACGAAGTGCTTACCTGACAGTGAGAGCCGATAAACGCAACCGGGAGCGTAAGGTCCCTTTGAATATGCAGTGTATTGTAATATTGAATCAGTACTTATCTGATTTTGCTACCGATCATACGTACCTTTTTCCTTCGGAAAAGACAAACGATCGTTTAACGGAGAGAGCACTACGCCATCTGATTAAAAAAGTAATGATTGCAGCAGGGCTGGAAGGACTGAGTTCACATGATCTGCGTCATCGTTTTGGCTACGCCATGGCAGAGCATACGCCACTGCACCGTTTGGCGGAGATGATGGGGCACACCAATCCAGATACGACAATGATTTATATCAAAGCATTAAGTACGAATCAGCGGTGA
- a CDS encoding sensor histidine kinase has product MGIQFRSRLRSSRVSSIRFIITWSFSVFIVLVLTIMAMLLHDKFTQAAERSAELTTRQIVDQVSYNLEDYVRSMSHLYRAIEEHMLRDGTWEGELVDKQLDTLLSSREDIISITLLDSTGQLLKNRPTAELKPSAHVTQQGWFQSALRVPDHLSFSLPHIQNMYTGPYKWVVSMSKGITIRQNGQDRQVILLVDINFKQMDELSRRVSLGQRGYVYIIDESAGNIVYHPQQQLMYMGLKSENIEQALVASGSYEDEADGQKRLNTVKSVANIGWKIVGVAYLDEIMTTRQEVNGYLIRVLVVVLVLVILVSLFLSSSLTRPIRRMERKMKAVERGDFNVELPIEGPLEVERLSRRFNLMVNKIRTLMDEIIHEQEQKRRLELEALQAQINPHFLYNTLNSVVRMVGMSRNEEVITMITSLSRLFRISLSQGKTIITVREELEHAQHYLTIQQMRFKRKFNFNIQADETLLECLTLKLVLQPLIENAIVHGIEYHMDEGSIEVDVYCEDNKLVFRITDNGVGMTEEQMSGLLSGRPVVKSGAGSGVAVRNVHDRIRLYYGEGYGLEFASELEEGTTVWIRIPIQSQQKEVEPDDGQTSE; this is encoded by the coding sequence ATGGGAATTCAATTTCGCTCCAGGCTGCGCTCGTCCAGAGTCAGCAGTATCCGTTTTATTATTACGTGGTCCTTCTCCGTCTTCATCGTTCTGGTGCTGACCATCATGGCGATGCTTCTGCATGACAAGTTCACGCAGGCTGCCGAGCGAAGTGCGGAACTGACGACGAGACAGATTGTGGATCAGGTCAGTTATAACCTGGAGGATTACGTCCGCAGCATGTCTCATCTGTACCGTGCCATTGAGGAACATATGCTGCGTGACGGGACATGGGAAGGGGAGTTGGTGGACAAACAGCTCGACACATTGCTCAGCAGTCGTGAAGATATCATCTCGATTACCCTGCTCGATTCCACGGGTCAATTGCTCAAGAACCGACCTACAGCTGAATTAAAACCGAGTGCCCATGTGACACAGCAAGGGTGGTTTCAGTCTGCGCTTCGTGTGCCGGATCACCTGAGTTTCTCGTTACCTCATATTCAGAATATGTACACAGGCCCATATAAATGGGTCGTTTCCATGAGCAAAGGCATAACGATACGGCAAAATGGTCAGGATCGGCAGGTTATCCTGCTGGTCGATATCAATTTCAAACAGATGGATGAATTGAGCCGCCGGGTCAGTCTGGGGCAACGGGGATACGTCTACATCATTGATGAGAGTGCGGGCAATATTGTGTACCATCCGCAGCAGCAATTGATGTATATGGGACTCAAAAGTGAGAATATCGAACAGGCATTGGTGGCTTCAGGCAGTTACGAAGATGAGGCAGATGGACAGAAAAGGCTGAATACCGTGAAGTCAGTTGCCAATATTGGATGGAAAATTGTCGGTGTGGCCTATTTGGATGAAATTATGACAACACGTCAGGAAGTGAACGGATATCTCATTCGTGTACTGGTCGTTGTGCTCGTGCTGGTCATCCTCGTATCGCTCTTTCTTTCCTCCAGTCTGACTCGTCCGATCCGGCGAATGGAGCGCAAGATGAAGGCTGTGGAGCGCGGGGATTTCAACGTGGAGTTGCCTATCGAAGGACCGCTTGAAGTGGAACGTTTATCCCGTCGCTTCAACCTGATGGTCAATAAAATCCGAACCCTGATGGATGAGATCATTCATGAACAGGAGCAGAAGCGTCGTCTGGAGCTGGAAGCCTTGCAGGCCCAGATCAATCCGCATTTTTTGTATAATACGCTGAATTCCGTGGTGCGCATGGTCGGCATGAGCCGCAATGAGGAAGTGATCACGATGATCACGTCTCTTTCGCGCCTATTCCGCATCAGTCTCAGTCAAGGTAAAACGATTATCACGGTCAGGGAAGAGCTGGAGCATGCGCAGCATTATTTGACGATTCAACAGATGAGATTCAAGCGAAAATTCAACTTTAACATTCAGGCAGATGAGACGCTCCTGGAATGCCTGACCTTAAAGCTGGTGCTTCAACCCCTGATTGAGAACGCCATTGTTCATGGCATCGAGTACCACATGGACGAAGGAAGTATTGAGGTCGATGTTTATTGTGAGGACAACAAGCTGGTGTTTCGCATTACAGATAATGGGGTCGGCATGACGGAAGAACAGATGTCGGGATTGTTAAGTGGCCGTCCGGTTGTCAAAAGCGGTGCAGGATCAGGTGTCGCGGTACGCAATGTACATGACCGAATCCGGCTCTATTACGGGGAGGGTTATGGTCTTGAATTTGCAAGTGAGCTGGAAGAAGGCACCACGGTCTGGATTCGAATTCCCATTCAATCGCAGCAGAAGGAGGTCGAGCCTGATGACGGACAAACAAGCGAATAG
- a CDS encoding ATP-binding protein gives MLSYTMKMVIFPLGCLLVILSSYVLRLTPHLAIMLLSGTLLVASIFGERRYPVLRKFQWIFLGTFHYFSELNWCNMLYYMLILSMIQGKQRVAQTLPISLLLMLEYTVIRLSYVPIDAYALLVSMFDLLTSIVIIFLYHTLVNSETEKRRLREKNRFLTLHDPLTGLLNYEGYMEMLNKAVEEHRFFLLILLNVNNFSGYKKASEDPWCTVITGTGQMISNHFTEAYGISRYAGDRFAVVLPEIQDVEERMSSLLSVQLQGLQVSYSISLYPEMSNSLQHFMTVAEDRLLQQQRSKWLKNEEEVFRSERLRAVGELAAGMAHEIRNPLTAIRGFLQLSRGQAFNIAPWYEVIMGEVTRVTDLTAEFLQFSKPHANHMKPEQLGHCLERVMSLTESDAASRGHRITLEMSNEPVVINMDRDKIVQVLINLIRNAFEAMTDPGEVHMDLLQEGDAVLISITDTGSGIPENSLSTIFNPFYTTKEEGTGLGLALCQKIVQDHNGKITVHSEMGVGSTFTLHLPMET, from the coding sequence TTGCTAAGTTACACGATGAAAATGGTAATTTTCCCACTGGGCTGTTTGCTTGTCATTCTGTCCTCTTATGTTCTAAGGCTTACCCCTCATTTGGCAATCATGTTGCTTTCGGGGACTTTATTGGTAGCAAGTATTTTTGGGGAGAGAAGATATCCTGTACTTAGGAAATTTCAATGGATTTTTCTCGGAACATTCCATTATTTCAGTGAGCTGAACTGGTGCAACATGTTGTATTATATGCTCATCCTTTCCATGATTCAGGGCAAACAGCGTGTAGCGCAGACCTTGCCCATTTCACTGCTGTTAATGCTGGAATATACGGTGATTCGCCTTTCCTATGTGCCTATAGATGCATATGCATTGCTGGTATCCATGTTTGATTTGTTAACCTCTATTGTCATTATATTTTTATATCATACCTTGGTTAACAGTGAGACTGAGAAGCGCAGACTTCGGGAAAAAAATCGGTTCCTCACCCTCCATGATCCGCTGACCGGACTGCTGAATTACGAAGGGTACATGGAGATGCTAAATAAGGCAGTAGAAGAACATCGCTTTTTTTTGCTTATCCTTTTGAACGTTAATAACTTTAGCGGTTATAAAAAAGCTTCAGAAGATCCTTGGTGTACGGTAATCACAGGCACAGGCCAGATGATAAGCAATCATTTCACCGAGGCCTATGGCATATCCCGGTATGCAGGAGATCGATTCGCGGTCGTTTTGCCGGAGATCCAGGATGTGGAAGAACGAATGTCGTCATTGTTGTCCGTTCAGCTGCAAGGACTCCAAGTAAGCTATAGTATCTCCCTGTACCCGGAAATGTCGAATTCGTTGCAGCACTTTATGACGGTGGCCGAGGATAGACTGCTTCAACAACAGCGCAGCAAATGGCTGAAAAATGAAGAAGAAGTATTTCGTTCCGAAAGGCTAAGGGCCGTAGGTGAACTGGCCGCGGGGATGGCTCATGAAATTCGGAACCCGCTTACCGCGATTCGAGGATTCCTGCAGCTGTCACGTGGACAAGCATTTAATATCGCACCATGGTATGAAGTGATCATGGGTGAGGTGACGAGAGTGACCGATCTGACGGCCGAATTTTTACAGTTTTCGAAACCTCATGCCAATCATATGAAGCCGGAACAATTGGGCCACTGCCTTGAGCGGGTGATGTCTTTGACTGAGTCAGATGCGGCATCCCGTGGACATCGAATTACACTTGAAATGTCGAATGAGCCAGTCGTAATCAACATGGATCGGGATAAGATTGTGCAGGTATTAATCAATCTGATTCGTAACGCCTTTGAAGCAATGACAGACCCTGGCGAGGTTCATATGGATTTGTTACAGGAAGGAGACGCTGTACTCATTTCCATTACAGATACAGGAAGCGGCATTCCGGAAAATTCGCTATCCACAATCTTTAATCCCTTTTATACAACCAAAGAAGAAGGGACGGGACTGGGACTTGCACTCTGCCAGAAAATCGTTCAGGACCACAATGGCAAAATCACTGTCCATAGCGAAATGGGGGTTGGTTCAACCTTCACGCTTCATCTGCCAATGGAGACGTAA
- a CDS encoding sugar ABC transporter ATP-binding protein, with translation MESPYLLEMNGVSKAFPGVQALSQVTLKLKPGTVHALMGENGAGKSTLMKCLFGMYHPDEGTIRIEGNDVDIPNSKAALQQGISMIHQELNPVPHRPVMENIWLGRFPMKGILVDEKRMYSDTLALFKDLNLDIDPKAQAGTLSVSKIQSMEIAKAVSFNSKVIVMDEPTSSLTGKEVEQLFAIINELRSRGVSIIYISHKMEEILTISDEVTIMRDGFVVGTWDAADLTTDLIITRMVGRDLDERFPERTNVPGEVILKAEGLTSNQSKSFCDVSFELRKGEVLGIGGLVGAQRTELMESLFGLRGLASGTISIHGRKVKINSPAAAKRHNIALLTEERRVTGIFPVLSVYENTIIASLGRYRNRVGLLDEKKGREEAREQTQKFRTKTPSVNTLIRNLSGGNQQKVLLARWLLTDPEILLLDEPTRGIDVGAKFEIYTIITELARQGKSIIMISSEMPELLGMSDRIMVMSEGRLTGIVDGAEATEQDIMRLAAQQRMA, from the coding sequence ATGGAGTCACCTTACCTGCTGGAGATGAATGGAGTCTCGAAAGCATTTCCGGGTGTGCAGGCACTAAGTCAGGTTACATTGAAACTGAAGCCCGGTACGGTTCATGCCTTGATGGGAGAGAATGGAGCGGGCAAATCCACACTAATGAAATGTCTGTTCGGGATGTATCATCCGGATGAAGGAACGATACGCATCGAAGGAAATGATGTGGATATTCCGAATTCCAAGGCGGCACTTCAGCAAGGCATATCCATGATTCATCAGGAGCTGAATCCGGTCCCGCATCGCCCGGTGATGGAGAATATCTGGCTGGGGCGTTTTCCGATGAAGGGAATACTGGTGGACGAGAAACGGATGTATTCCGATACACTGGCTCTGTTTAAGGACCTGAATCTGGATATTGATCCGAAGGCTCAAGCGGGAACATTGTCTGTCTCCAAGATTCAATCGATGGAAATCGCCAAGGCGGTCTCATTCAATTCCAAAGTTATTGTCATGGATGAACCCACCTCTTCCCTGACAGGCAAGGAAGTGGAGCAACTCTTCGCCATTATTAATGAACTACGCAGTCGGGGGGTGTCCATTATCTACATTTCCCACAAGATGGAGGAGATCCTGACGATCTCGGATGAAGTGACAATCATGCGTGATGGCTTCGTTGTCGGGACTTGGGATGCTGCGGATTTAACGACAGATCTGATTATTACACGCATGGTGGGTCGTGATCTGGATGAACGTTTCCCGGAACGCACCAACGTACCTGGTGAAGTGATATTAAAGGCCGAGGGTCTGACATCCAACCAGTCCAAATCGTTTTGTGATGTATCCTTTGAGCTGCGAAAAGGTGAAGTGCTCGGTATTGGCGGCTTGGTTGGAGCACAGCGGACAGAACTGATGGAATCCTTGTTCGGACTGCGCGGACTCGCTTCAGGTACGATTTCGATTCATGGGCGCAAGGTGAAGATTAATTCCCCCGCAGCAGCGAAACGTCATAATATCGCGTTGCTCACGGAAGAACGAAGGGTTACAGGAATATTCCCCGTGTTGTCGGTGTATGAGAATACGATCATTGCCAGTCTGGGGCGCTACCGCAATCGCGTGGGCTTGCTGGATGAGAAAAAGGGACGGGAAGAAGCACGGGAACAGACGCAGAAGTTCAGAACCAAAACGCCTTCAGTTAACACGCTGATTCGAAACCTGTCGGGCGGTAATCAACAGAAAGTTCTGTTGGCCCGCTGGTTGCTGACTGATCCGGAGATTCTGTTGCTGGATGAACCGACACGTGGAATCGATGTAGGGGCCAAGTTCGAGATTTACACCATTATTACGGAACTGGCTCGTCAGGGCAAAAGCATTATTATGATTAGTTCGGAGATGCCTGAACTGCTGGGTATGTCGGATCGCATTATGGTGATGAGTGAAGGGCGTCTAACCGGAATCGTGGACGGAGCCGAGGCAACAGAGCAGGATATTATGAGGCTGGCCGCTCAGCAGCGGATGGCTTAG
- the mglC gene encoding galactose/methyl galactoside ABC transporter permease MglC — translation MNTQMINQVKNYVTQRAIFIVLILLIIGIAIADPNFLAFSTLRDILQQSSTRAIIALGAAFILVTGGVDLSAGRVVGLTAVVSASMLQIDEYANRFFPDLPHLPVLLPILVGITAGLFVGLVNGLIVAKLHVPPFIATLGTMVAVYGLNSIYFDTEPNQSQPIGGLRPDFTVIGSGYIDLGGGYSIPYIVLIAIAVALICWVIFNKTRLGKNMYAIGGNIQAAHVSGIHVARNLVALYAIAGALYGLGGVLEAARTGGATNNYGNMYELDAIAACVVGGVSTAGGIGTVPGVMAGVLIFGVINYGLTFIGVSPYWQLIIKGLIIVAAVAFDIRKYMAKK, via the coding sequence ATGAACACACAGATGATCAATCAAGTGAAAAATTATGTAACACAACGCGCTATCTTTATCGTATTGATTCTGCTCATCATTGGTATAGCTATTGCCGATCCGAATTTTCTTGCCTTCTCTACACTGCGGGACATCTTACAGCAATCCTCCACACGGGCCATTATTGCACTCGGTGCAGCCTTTATCCTCGTCACGGGTGGGGTTGATCTGTCCGCGGGAAGGGTGGTTGGTCTGACGGCTGTTGTATCGGCATCGATGCTGCAAATTGATGAGTATGCGAACCGCTTCTTCCCCGATCTGCCCCATTTGCCGGTGTTGTTGCCGATTCTGGTTGGAATCACCGCAGGTCTATTCGTGGGTTTGGTCAATGGACTGATTGTCGCTAAATTACATGTGCCCCCTTTTATCGCAACGCTGGGTACAATGGTTGCCGTGTATGGACTGAACTCCATCTATTTTGATACGGAACCCAATCAGTCACAGCCGATCGGAGGATTAAGACCTGATTTTACCGTCATTGGCTCTGGATACATTGATCTGGGCGGGGGTTATTCCATCCCGTATATTGTCCTTATCGCTATTGCGGTGGCTTTAATCTGCTGGGTGATCTTTAACAAAACACGTCTCGGCAAAAATATGTACGCGATCGGCGGTAACATTCAGGCAGCACATGTATCCGGGATTCATGTGGCCCGCAACCTGGTTGCCTTGTATGCGATTGCAGGGGCATTATATGGCCTGGGTGGCGTGCTCGAGGCAGCCCGAACGGGTGGAGCAACAAACAATTACGGTAATATGTATGAGCTGGATGCGATTGCCGCATGTGTGGTAGGTGGCGTATCGACAGCGGGTGGTATTGGAACGGTACCTGGAGTTATGGCGGGTGTGCTGATCTTCGGGGTCATTAACTATGGTCTGACGTTTATCGGTGTGAGTCCGTACTGGCAATTGATTATCAAAGGATTGATCATTGTTGCTGCGGTGGCTTTTGACATCCGTAAGTATATGGCGAAGAAATAA
- a CDS encoding galactose ABC transporter substrate-binding protein, translating into MKKTWMTLLITACMVVAAGCSSGGDSAGGSTGTDTGGQTAAGTETPKIGVAIYKFDDTFMTGVRNAMTAAAEGFATLDIVDSQNAQPTQNEKVDLFVSKKYNAMAVNPVDRTAAGVIIDKAKAANIPVVFLNREPVAEDMNKWDKVYYVGAKAEESGTISGQLIVDYWKAHPEADKNGDGKLQYVMLKGEPGHQDAELRTKYSVQAIQDAGIEVEALAEDTAMWDRVKGQEKMQAFLASHGDKIEAVLANNDDMALGAIEALKAAGYFKDGKSMPVVGVDATAPAIQALQDGTMLGTVLNDAKNQGAATVALASVLAKGETPTKENTKYDITDGKYVWIAYKKITKDNIADAQ; encoded by the coding sequence ATGAAGAAAACATGGATGACACTGTTGATTACAGCATGTATGGTTGTGGCGGCGGGTTGCAGTAGCGGTGGAGACAGCGCAGGTGGAAGTACAGGAACAGATACAGGAGGCCAAACAGCAGCCGGGACGGAAACGCCCAAGATTGGTGTCGCCATCTACAAATTCGATGATACATTCATGACGGGGGTACGTAATGCGATGACCGCAGCAGCGGAAGGTTTTGCGACTCTGGATATTGTGGATAGCCAGAATGCACAGCCAACCCAGAACGAGAAGGTCGATCTGTTTGTGTCCAAGAAATACAATGCCATGGCCGTGAATCCGGTGGACCGGACGGCAGCAGGTGTCATTATTGACAAGGCTAAGGCAGCGAACATTCCAGTGGTTTTCCTTAACCGTGAGCCCGTGGCTGAAGATATGAACAAGTGGGATAAAGTGTACTACGTAGGAGCAAAAGCGGAGGAGTCCGGTACGATCTCTGGACAGCTGATTGTGGACTACTGGAAGGCACATCCGGAAGCAGATAAAAACGGCGATGGCAAACTGCAATACGTCATGCTGAAAGGGGAACCGGGTCATCAGGATGCAGAGCTTCGGACCAAATATTCGGTTCAGGCCATCCAGGATGCCGGTATCGAAGTGGAAGCATTGGCGGAAGACACGGCCATGTGGGACCGTGTGAAGGGTCAGGAGAAAATGCAAGCTTTCCTGGCATCCCACGGCGACAAGATTGAAGCCGTTCTTGCGAACAATGATGACATGGCCTTGGGTGCCATTGAGGCATTGAAAGCAGCCGGATACTTCAAGGATGGCAAATCGATGCCGGTTGTAGGTGTAGATGCAACAGCTCCAGCCATTCAGGCTCTACAGGATGGAACGATGCTGGGCACGGTGCTCAATGATGCCAAGAATCAGGGTGCAGCCACGGTGGCACTGGCTTCCGTACTTGCCAAAGGTGAGACACCAACGAAGGAAAATACCAAATACGATATTACCGATGGTAAATACGTCTGGATTGCATACAAAAAGATTACCAAAGACAACATTGCCGACGCCCAATAA
- a CDS encoding substrate-binding domain-containing protein, translating to MTDKQANRNDARRVKGLNICTYWKKVAASIPGFRKRRLLTVTVASFCLLISSACGLSSPDAAAVPSRIALITPAGTGELAEAIRLGAEAAAKESGVELITVEAYPSEGHVYTPALLDADRSQMKVKQANPNSQTLSRSVREQAQVEAAALALKQGASALLVDPLSEKALSNIIQEAQTSNSDGTIVPVIVLNDEFPVKGVTSIISMDNVEAGRQAGQAMAELLKGRGRVALLGPDPVNSGLIQREQGVMEVLVQYPDIQVEPKSICNTRDGCWQTAKQLLDQQDVDGFITLQEPASLGAADELNRRNSADKVRIVGFGSEQQQLEQLQEGVFDHLIVQNGYSAGYLGLNQAVARLNNQQVQSRVLLETKLVSTDNMFWMDNQKLLFPFVQ from the coding sequence ATGACGGACAAACAAGCGAATAGGAACGATGCCCGTAGAGTTAAAGGATTGAATATTTGTACGTATTGGAAAAAGGTTGCTGCGAGCATCCCGGGATTTCGGAAACGTCGGTTGTTAACTGTGACAGTTGCAAGCTTCTGTCTGCTTATAAGCAGTGCCTGTGGCCTCTCGAGTCCAGATGCTGCGGCAGTACCATCACGTATTGCACTGATTACACCAGCAGGCACTGGCGAACTTGCGGAAGCCATCCGGCTTGGTGCCGAAGCGGCTGCCAAAGAGAGTGGGGTGGAACTGATTACCGTGGAAGCATACCCTTCCGAGGGTCATGTGTACACACCTGCCCTTCTGGACGCTGATCGAAGTCAGATGAAGGTCAAACAGGCAAATCCGAACAGCCAAACGTTGTCTCGCAGTGTGCGAGAGCAGGCACAGGTTGAAGCAGCCGCATTGGCTCTGAAGCAGGGGGCATCAGCTCTATTGGTTGATCCCCTGAGTGAGAAGGCACTTAGCAATATTATTCAGGAGGCACAGACATCAAATTCCGATGGAACCATCGTTCCTGTCATTGTGCTTAACGATGAATTTCCCGTGAAAGGTGTAACCAGTATCATCTCCATGGATAATGTCGAGGCAGGGAGACAGGCGGGCCAGGCCATGGCGGAGCTGCTGAAAGGGCGAGGGCGTGTAGCATTATTGGGTCCAGACCCCGTTAATTCCGGTCTGATTCAGAGAGAGCAGGGGGTAATGGAAGTCCTGGTACAGTATCCTGATATTCAAGTGGAACCCAAATCGATATGTAATACACGGGATGGATGTTGGCAGACTGCGAAGCAATTGCTGGACCAGCAGGATGTGGATGGCTTTATCACTCTTCAGGAACCGGCTTCATTGGGAGCAGCTGATGAACTGAATCGACGCAACTCTGCAGACAAAGTAAGAATTGTTGGATTCGGCAGTGAACAACAGCAACTGGAGCAATTGCAAGAAGGGGTCTTTGATCATCTTATCGTCCAGAATGGATATAGCGCAGGTTATCTGGGATTGAATCAAGCCGTTGCACGGCTGAACAATCAACAGGTGCAATCGAGAGTTCTACTTGAGACGAAGCTGGTTAGTACAGACAATATGTTCTGGATGGATAACCAGAAGCTGTTGTTTCCTTTTGTACAATGA
- a CDS encoding response regulator: protein MYRVLLVDDEEDVREGLVVEVDWEALDLRIVGLAENGREALEMAERVEPDIVVTDISMPFMNGLELAQRLRKRNPLVKVVILTGYDEFDYARQAISLSVDEYLLKPFSAGHLTELLTRLRAQMAAEVAEREDVQQLREHYHTSLPLLQADLMATLLHRQKSSTYIHSKAKQCGLDLAGKRYGVSVLTLHMEGDVQKDKPEEVFNELPPRHNQSTSEEADQSELFVPGGSLRQSEDAELKRFAALNIAAEVWAEHGAGHAFMHQETIVLLYVDRLGGTDGAKRQQKALENVMRSINHYLRIPATVGSGQIVDTLAEVNQAYEDALLALDYRLVPGTDSIIYIADVERQTAGKLRFDELKQQTLTRCLKAGTQVELEEALAIIFREITVEHGRSDIQLYLIEVLTTVWKAAQASGEEMEDIFGAGFQLYADLFRLPGLTDAQKKVREVCLLVQHRIASGRQHVYKDIVEQALVFTKEHYADPDLSIQKVCGHLHISSGYFCGIFKKEVQLTFLQYLMQIRMEAARELLRSTELKSFEIAEQVGFAEPNYFSFCFKKHIGVSPKEYRKQASQAAHEGSIR from the coding sequence GTGTACCGGGTACTGCTGGTGGATGATGAAGAAGATGTGCGGGAAGGACTTGTTGTAGAGGTCGATTGGGAAGCGCTCGATCTGCGGATTGTCGGTTTGGCTGAGAATGGGCGAGAAGCTTTGGAGATGGCGGAGCGGGTGGAGCCGGATATTGTGGTGACCGATATCAGCATGCCCTTCATGAATGGTCTGGAACTCGCGCAAAGATTGAGGAAGCGTAATCCACTTGTGAAGGTGGTCATCTTAACTGGATATGATGAATTTGATTATGCGAGGCAAGCCATCTCGTTAAGTGTGGATGAATATCTGTTGAAGCCGTTCTCGGCAGGACATCTCACCGAACTGCTCACAAGACTGCGCGCCCAGATGGCCGCTGAAGTGGCCGAGCGTGAAGATGTACAGCAGCTGCGTGAGCACTATCATACCAGCTTGCCATTACTGCAAGCAGATCTGATGGCGACCCTGCTCCATCGGCAGAAATCCTCGACATATATTCATAGTAAAGCCAAACAATGTGGTTTGGATCTGGCAGGAAAACGCTACGGGGTGTCTGTATTGACACTGCATATGGAAGGAGATGTGCAGAAGGACAAACCTGAGGAAGTATTCAACGAGCTGCCGCCGCGGCATAACCAATCAACATCTGAGGAAGCGGATCAGTCTGAGCTATTCGTGCCCGGAGGTTCATTGCGTCAATCGGAAGATGCTGAACTGAAACGCTTTGCTGCACTTAACATTGCGGCAGAAGTATGGGCGGAACACGGGGCTGGTCATGCCTTTATGCATCAGGAGACGATTGTCCTGCTCTATGTGGATCGCTTGGGCGGTACAGATGGCGCGAAGCGACAACAGAAGGCATTGGAAAATGTGATGCGCAGCATCAACCACTACTTGCGTATCCCGGCTACGGTGGGATCTGGTCAGATCGTGGATACACTTGCGGAGGTGAATCAGGCCTATGAAGATGCCCTGCTCGCCTTGGATTATCGGCTTGTACCCGGAACGGATTCAATCATATATATCGCGGATGTAGAGCGGCAGACGGCGGGCAAGCTGCGGTTCGACGAGTTGAAGCAGCAGACGCTGACACGTTGTCTTAAGGCGGGTACACAAGTGGAACTGGAGGAAGCACTGGCGATCATTTTCCGGGAAATTACAGTGGAACATGGGCGCAGTGATATTCAGCTCTATCTGATTGAAGTGTTAACAACAGTATGGAAGGCAGCGCAGGCATCCGGAGAAGAGATGGAGGACATCTTTGGAGCAGGGTTCCAATTGTATGCTGATCTGTTCCGACTGCCGGGTCTTACTGACGCACAGAAGAAGGTACGGGAGGTCTGTCTACTTGTACAACATCGCATTGCCAGTGGTCGCCAGCATGTATATAAGGATATTGTTGAGCAGGCGTTAGTCTTCACCAAAGAGCATTATGCCGACCCGGATCTGTCCATTCAGAAAGTGTGCGGACATTTGCATATCAGCTCCGGTTATTTTTGTGGCATTTTCAAAAAAGAAGTGCAGCTTACCTTCCTGCAGTACCTGATGCAGATCCGGATGGAGGCAGCCCGTGAACTGCTTCGCTCGACAGAGCTGAAGTCGTTTGAGATTGCGGAGCAGGTTGGCTTTGCTGAACCGAACTACTTCAGTTTTTGTTTCAAAAAACATATTGGCGTCTCGCCCAAAGAGTATCGTAAACAGGCTTCCCAGGCAGCACATGAAGGTTCAATCCGATGA